One segment of Aquimarina sp. BL5 DNA contains the following:
- a CDS encoding starch-binding protein, translated as MKRKNVLRILVSLLFCLPFVGLQAQDEDVMFQAFDWNVQNQPAGQTWYNVVSNARNAINDAGIDLIWMPPPSNSAAPQGYLPREINNFDSAYGTTNQLKTLIDQFHSLDIKVISDIVVNHRVGTNDAVTFTNPAWPTFYITADDEGRNFVNGPVEFSINNDFVPGFDLKADGSSGGFAAARDLDHRNPAVRAEIIKWMKKLQDDLGFDGWRYDFVHGYDPIYNKEYNDATNPYFAVGELLESSRVQTNNFVNRTQGSSSAFDFNTKVSLQNAIRDNNLSYLRDFSGNPSGMIGINPSKSVTFLDNHDTGFAQQCCGSNFVFPGGETNLRKGYAYILTHPGNPMVFWTHFFDGGTGVRNAIKDLISARKSVRVYAGSTISIDEARADLYAAYIDGKSGTLAMKLGSGNWSPNGSGWTLQTSGTDYAVWTQGGNTGGGETVPPYTVNFFKPAGWGSNINAYVYDSGANVTLPGTSGWPGNNMTNISGTDWYSFTITPPAGVSANNLRVIFNDGNNQTDDLSRSADGWYRGNAWSNTCPSDCSSNGSGSSSDVTLNFQKPSGWGNNTNIYLYNKSTNQTLSGTPGWPGADMNNLSSTSWCRKTFTLPNGVTPNNVGVVFNNGNGQQTVDLTRGTDGWFSVTGSSNGKRTGTWSNNCTNNCPSNRAMELADNADKENSPVTESSISFWPNPTRDRGTLSINTSKNGLLEVSISNILGQTKTVYSKNTQAGNQTIEINSSDMRDQGMYFCTVKLNGTKLKRLKVIKQ; from the coding sequence ATGAAAAGAAAAAACGTATTACGAATTCTTGTAAGTCTTCTGTTTTGTTTACCTTTTGTAGGATTACAAGCTCAAGATGAAGATGTAATGTTTCAAGCATTTGACTGGAATGTTCAAAATCAACCAGCAGGACAAACTTGGTATAACGTAGTATCTAATGCGAGAAACGCGATAAATGATGCTGGTATTGATCTAATATGGATGCCACCTCCAAGTAATTCTGCTGCACCACAAGGATATCTCCCTAGAGAAATTAATAACTTTGATAGTGCTTACGGTACTACCAATCAACTAAAAACCCTTATTGATCAATTTCATAGCTTGGATATTAAAGTAATTAGTGACATAGTTGTCAATCACCGTGTAGGTACTAACGATGCGGTAACTTTTACAAATCCAGCTTGGCCAACATTTTATATCACCGCTGATGATGAAGGGAGAAACTTTGTAAATGGACCAGTTGAGTTTAGCATTAATAACGACTTTGTACCTGGTTTTGATCTAAAAGCAGATGGATCGAGCGGAGGTTTTGCAGCAGCTAGAGATTTAGATCATAGAAATCCTGCTGTAAGAGCAGAGATTATTAAGTGGATGAAAAAACTACAAGATGATCTTGGTTTTGATGGATGGAGATATGATTTCGTTCATGGATATGACCCAATCTACAACAAAGAATATAACGATGCTACAAATCCTTATTTCGCAGTTGGGGAATTACTAGAAAGTAGTAGAGTACAAACTAACAATTTTGTAAATCGAACACAAGGTTCATCTTCTGCATTTGATTTTAATACAAAAGTAAGTCTGCAAAATGCAATTAGAGATAATAATCTATCCTATTTAAGAGATTTTTCTGGTAACCCTTCTGGAATGATCGGAATCAACCCTTCGAAGTCAGTTACTTTTCTTGACAATCACGATACCGGATTTGCACAACAATGTTGTGGATCAAATTTTGTTTTTCCTGGCGGAGAAACCAATCTTAGAAAAGGATATGCTTATATTCTTACTCATCCAGGAAACCCTATGGTATTCTGGACACATTTCTTCGATGGAGGAACTGGAGTGCGTAATGCAATAAAGGATCTTATTTCTGCAAGAAAAAGTGTAAGAGTATATGCTGGATCAACTATCAGTATCGATGAAGCTAGAGCAGATTTATATGCTGCGTACATAGATGGTAAATCTGGAACACTAGCAATGAAATTAGGATCAGGTAATTGGTCTCCAAATGGAAGCGGATGGACATTACAGACTTCTGGTACTGACTATGCTGTATGGACGCAAGGTGGAAATACTGGCGGTGGAGAAACAGTACCTCCTTACACGGTTAATTTCTTCAAACCAGCAGGTTGGGGATCTAATATCAATGCATACGTATATGATTCTGGAGCTAATGTAACACTTCCTGGAACTAGTGGATGGCCAGGAAATAATATGACTAACATTTCAGGAACTGATTGGTATTCTTTCACGATAACACCTCCGGCAGGTGTATCAGCAAATAATCTTAGAGTAATTTTTAATGATGGGAACAATCAAACCGATGATCTATCCAGAAGTGCAGATGGATGGTACAGAGGGAATGCATGGAGTAATACGTGCCCGAGTGATTGTAGTAGTAACGGATCTGGATCATCCAGTGATGTTACATTAAACTTCCAAAAACCAAGTGGATGGGGTAATAACACCAATATATATTTGTATAATAAATCTACAAATCAAACACTGTCTGGCACGCCAGGTTGGCCTGGAGCAGATATGAATAATTTAAGCAGCACATCCTGGTGCAGAAAAACTTTTACGCTACCTAACGGAGTTACTCCCAATAATGTTGGTGTTGTTTTTAATAACGGAAATGGGCAACAAACGGTCGATCTAACCAGAGGTACTGATGGATGGTTCAGTGTTACTGGTAGTAGTAATGGAAAAAGAACTGGAACCTGGTCTAACAATTGTACAAATAATTGCCCTTCTAACAGAGCAATGGAATTAGCCGATAATGCTGATAAAGAAAATTCTCCAGTAACAGAAAGTAGTATTTCTTTTTGGCCAAATCCTACTAGAGATAGAGGTACTCTTAGTATAAATACATCAAAAAATGGACTCTTAGAAGTATCTATTTCTAATATATTAGGCCAAACTAAAACCGTATATAGTAAAAACACTCAAGCAGGAAATCAAACCATAGAAATCAATAGCTCTGATATGCGAGATCAAGGTATGTACTTCTGTACGGTGAAACTAAATGGCACGAAACTAAAGAGATTAAAAGTTATAAAACAATAA
- a CDS encoding carbohydrate-binding protein, which translates to MITNNKLIAVFKKNNLISRTKTLVLLVFLILCSDIGKAQQNSEVPWMEGSWGVRLIIRGGKDLDRYVANGYDYVEAAKQIVRDYPTIGHVITNLTNNANSSLYTVRQNNYIDVANEIHPDFVPSLENEQIIFDVIKVFKDAGIKVILYINHWPNMGEGSAAQIAGWDAYKNRNNLGNYPAFNLLMRGFLERFDGLVDGYWIDKIGGSDDSIPRKDIFINVIKETNPGAALGVNFNKSYFPGIKVDSDGVNERDEDDYKIIKYQANDIWSQFTAGHVTSIGGQKAPSNSWGYEEYTVTDMEESPLSVHPETGKVFVKHMFAPIRRRWSLNDEPLMYDKDQAYRMVKRITSAGASITFSTTITNGGLAMPDEVEVLKHVNDQLEANADYVPYTRPEQAYLVGETRPNYHQFIDFREIPNKKVGDPDFSPFAHASSGAAVTLSSSNNNVATIVNNKIRIKGVGTTNITASQSGNNTFAAAASKMRQLTITTDDGGTDPDETNLALQGAATQSSNHPNGGGEAFLAIDGNTNGKWSGGSVTRTSSEIDPWWQVDLGSNHTIDDINVFARIDNCCNTRLSNFDVIVMDSNGAITYTKTYTTYPDPSITMDVGGVTGQIIKIQQHSDSTAIVLNLAEVEVYGSEVSACTTIEAEDYDTMSGIMIESSSDTGGGQQVGFIQNGDWLRFNNIDLSCANAINARVSSKNNGGDIEVRLNGISGTLITTIPVDTTGSWTNYETVSAALNAVSGTHDVYLVFKGGNGYLLNLNWIEFNGSTNTIIIEENEMGFCNVDGSIKSVSKGYTGIGYANTSNAVGKAIDWEIDGAAGSYTFVWRYYGGSARTADLIVNGTTMANDMLFSDTQGNWITMSTTVTLDAGVKSISLNATSIEGLAKIDYVEVTGPDLIVSGCTNLIRTSPELEASDAKGVLYAFPNPVTDILTINNNGSKTANLKIINSLGQQVLSQNMEEANVTVDLSNLTSGIYIIKVTDVKQVRTKKIFKK; encoded by the coding sequence ATGATTACAAATAACAAATTAATAGCTGTTTTTAAAAAAAACAACCTGATTTCACGAACGAAAACACTTGTCTTATTAGTTTTTTTAATCCTTTGTTCCGATATAGGGAAGGCACAGCAAAACTCTGAGGTTCCATGGATGGAAGGTTCCTGGGGTGTTCGTTTAATTATTCGAGGAGGAAAAGATTTAGATCGGTATGTAGCCAATGGTTATGACTACGTAGAAGCGGCTAAACAAATCGTTAGAGATTATCCTACTATTGGTCACGTGATTACAAACTTAACCAATAATGCGAATAGTAGTTTATATACAGTACGGCAAAATAATTATATAGATGTAGCGAATGAAATACATCCTGATTTTGTTCCAAGTCTAGAAAATGAACAAATCATTTTTGATGTCATCAAAGTATTTAAAGATGCTGGCATTAAAGTCATCCTATACATAAACCACTGGCCTAATATGGGCGAAGGGTCAGCGGCTCAAATAGCTGGTTGGGATGCCTATAAAAACAGAAATAACCTGGGTAATTACCCAGCTTTCAATCTATTAATGAGAGGGTTTCTAGAGCGTTTCGATGGTTTAGTAGATGGATATTGGATTGATAAAATTGGGGGATCAGACGATTCTATTCCCAGAAAGGATATATTTATTAATGTAATTAAAGAAACGAATCCTGGAGCTGCTCTTGGTGTCAATTTTAATAAAAGTTATTTCCCTGGCATAAAGGTCGACTCAGATGGTGTAAATGAAAGAGATGAAGATGATTATAAAATAATAAAATATCAAGCTAATGACATATGGTCTCAATTTACAGCAGGCCATGTGACTTCTATAGGAGGACAAAAAGCCCCATCAAATTCTTGGGGCTATGAAGAGTATACTGTTACAGATATGGAAGAATCACCTTTATCAGTACACCCCGAAACAGGTAAAGTATTCGTAAAACATATGTTTGCTCCCATTCGTAGACGGTGGTCTTTAAACGACGAGCCACTAATGTACGACAAGGATCAAGCATATAGAATGGTAAAAAGAATTACTTCTGCCGGAGCTTCAATAACATTTTCTACAACAATTACTAACGGTGGATTAGCCATGCCTGATGAAGTAGAAGTATTAAAGCATGTAAATGATCAATTAGAAGCGAATGCAGATTACGTACCCTATACTAGACCTGAGCAAGCTTATTTAGTAGGAGAAACAAGACCTAATTACCATCAATTCATTGATTTTCGTGAGATACCGAATAAAAAAGTAGGTGATCCTGATTTTTCGCCTTTTGCACATGCCAGTTCCGGAGCTGCAGTTACCCTTTCCAGTTCTAATAACAATGTAGCAACTATTGTAAACAATAAGATTCGCATTAAAGGAGTGGGCACGACAAATATAACAGCTTCACAAAGCGGAAATAATACCTTCGCAGCTGCCGCATCTAAAATGCGACAATTAACTATTACTACAGATGACGGAGGAACTGATCCAGATGAAACTAACCTTGCCTTACAGGGAGCTGCTACTCAATCATCCAATCATCCGAACGGTGGTGGTGAAGCATTTCTAGCTATTGATGGCAACACCAATGGAAAATGGTCTGGCGGTTCGGTAACACGTACATCCTCAGAAATAGATCCTTGGTGGCAGGTTGATTTAGGGTCAAATCATACCATTGACGATATTAATGTTTTTGCCCGTATAGATAATTGTTGCAATACTAGGTTATCTAATTTTGATGTTATTGTTATGGATAGTAATGGCGCTATAACCTATACCAAAACATACACTACTTATCCAGATCCATCTATAACAATGGATGTTGGTGGAGTCACTGGTCAAATTATTAAAATACAACAACATTCTGATTCTACAGCTATTGTATTAAATTTAGCTGAAGTAGAAGTATATGGAAGTGAAGTATCAGCTTGTACAACCATTGAAGCGGAAGACTACGATACGATGTCAGGAATAATGATTGAATCATCTTCTGATACTGGTGGTGGACAACAAGTTGGGTTTATACAAAATGGAGATTGGCTCCGATTTAATAATATTGATCTTAGCTGTGCTAATGCTATTAATGCCCGAGTTTCAAGCAAAAACAATGGAGGAGATATTGAAGTTCGACTCAATGGAATCTCTGGCACTTTAATCACCACTATTCCTGTAGATACCACAGGTTCATGGACTAATTATGAAACTGTAAGTGCTGCTCTGAACGCAGTAAGTGGAACTCACGATGTATATCTGGTATTTAAAGGAGGCAACGGGTATTTATTAAATCTAAATTGGATAGAATTCAATGGATCCACAAATACCATAATCATTGAAGAAAATGAAATGGGCTTTTGCAACGTAGATGGTTCCATTAAAAGTGTTTCTAAAGGGTATACTGGTATTGGTTACGCCAACACATCAAATGCAGTTGGAAAAGCAATAGATTGGGAAATTGATGGTGCAGCTGGCTCGTATACTTTTGTATGGCGTTACTATGGTGGTTCGGCCAGAACCGCTGACTTAATTGTTAACGGAACTACCATGGCTAATGATATGCTATTCAGCGATACACAAGGTAATTGGATAACGATGTCGACAACAGTTACCTTAGATGCCGGAGTGAAATCGATATCACTTAATGCTACTAGTATTGAGGGGCTTGCTAAAATTGATTATGTAGAAGTAACTGGACCAGATCTTATCGTTTCTGGATGCACTAATCTAATAAGAACGAGTCCTGAACTAGAAGCTTCAGATGCCAAAGGCGTACTGTACGCATTTCCGAACCCTGTAACAGATATACTTACTATCAATAATAATGGTTCAAAGACTGCTAATCTTAAAATAATCAATAGTCTAGGACAACAGGTGCTTTCGCAAAATATGGAAGAGGCAAATGTCACCGTGGATCTAAGTAATCTTACTTCTGGTATATACATCATTAAAGTAACTGATGTGAAACAAGTGAGAACTAAGAAAATATTTAAAAAGTAA
- a CDS encoding SusC/RagA family TonB-linked outer membrane protein, giving the protein MKKKLLKFHCGINLSIKKSRPLFSAVFILLFLNVAKGESRVNETNNSERFSLAYKNSSKSTKVFLFQAEYEVKGQITDDRGIPIPGATISVVGTQRGVITDFDGNFVISVSNGETIRIQNLGFIDQEILITGNKKEFFIQLEPAVESLDEVIITDGYRKSYKKLFAGVATRLNTEDIKIDGTSDASRLLEGRDAGVVVDNLSGTFGASPRIRIRGNTSLNGNNNPIWVVDGVILEDNIELSQNELGSGDISSVIGSSVAGLNPDDIESFSILKDASATALYGARAKNGVIVITTKNGKNGPLKINYSGNFSYRLRPRYEQFDVLNSQQELSVYAELVDKNLIDLTTAQFAESYGVLGSYFNLRGTNDVAIGANGQLSDDFFRRYQTANTDWFKVLFTDVTTLQNHSLSLSGGSDDASYLFSLGYLKDEGITIGDRAERLTSRLKNTFKISDKFTLGTTLALSIRDQVVPGTNNRTFNPITGEFNREFDINPYSYSLTNSRSVTPYDENGNLEFFRKNYAPFNIINELNNNQINIDVADISAQLDLDYKLKDNLTFNSIINYRQAITRREHVIGDNSNQAEAFRADEGVLININPFLFQDPDNPTRPAYSILPEGGLNIYNEDILNYFYIRNSITWNPEINYDNQFTFLVGQEIKSSTRNSREYTGIGISYENGYIVNTNPDAIDQLASQNDQYFGISNLKDRFVGFFANGGYTLKNKYILNGTIRYDGSNLQGTSSKSRYLTSYNVSGAWNIHKENFITSDWINQLRLKATYGLSGGRGPLTSATLDLRSRVPLRPTDQETVIEINSLANDDLTFEKLKEFSTGLEFSLFENRLSGEIGYYNRNSFDLIGIVKTSGVGGQAFQSGNYADLKTEGYEFGISTVNVKTSNFQWNTNINVGYNTEQITELLFDPTLVQLTQPAGAPFSGREISALYSTRFAGLNEFGIPTFFDENNNIVTNINLQERENLEQILKYEGPTQPRGAGGFNNTFKYKNFTLSANVTFKFDYKIRLNSNFGPTYTDFNSLPGDLVNRWRLPGDENITNIPAILSDRTIQNQLGADNAYDLYNISDARVADGTYARMRSMSLGFDVPKNYLENLGIQSAQFRVQGENLFLIYSDKALNGQDPEFFNSGGTALPVARSFTFSLNVGF; this is encoded by the coding sequence ATGAAAAAAAAACTACTCAAGTTTCATTGTGGAATAAATCTAAGTATAAAAAAAAGTAGACCTTTATTCTCTGCTGTTTTTATCTTATTATTCCTTAATGTTGCTAAAGGAGAAAGTCGTGTAAATGAAACGAACAATTCGGAACGATTTTCATTAGCATACAAAAACTCTTCTAAATCCACTAAGGTTTTTTTATTTCAAGCGGAATATGAAGTAAAAGGACAGATTACAGATGACAGAGGAATACCAATTCCCGGAGCTACAATCTCTGTAGTTGGAACACAACGTGGTGTAATCACAGATTTTGATGGAAATTTTGTTATTTCTGTTTCTAACGGAGAAACTATAAGAATACAAAATTTAGGATTTATAGATCAAGAAATCCTAATAACAGGAAATAAGAAAGAATTCTTCATTCAGTTAGAACCAGCAGTTGAATCTCTTGACGAAGTTATCATAACTGATGGATATAGAAAAAGTTATAAAAAATTATTTGCTGGTGTTGCCACAAGACTTAATACCGAAGACATCAAAATTGATGGAACATCTGATGCCTCTAGACTTTTAGAAGGTAGAGATGCAGGAGTAGTTGTAGATAATTTATCTGGAACTTTTGGTGCTTCTCCTCGTATTAGAATTCGTGGTAATACATCTTTAAATGGCAACAATAATCCTATTTGGGTTGTTGATGGAGTCATTCTAGAAGATAATATCGAATTATCTCAAAATGAGCTAGGCTCCGGAGATATCAGCTCTGTAATTGGATCATCAGTAGCTGGATTAAATCCAGATGATATAGAATCTTTTTCGATACTAAAAGATGCATCAGCGACTGCCTTATATGGTGCAAGAGCAAAAAACGGTGTAATTGTAATCACCACAAAAAACGGTAAAAATGGTCCTTTAAAAATAAATTACTCTGGTAACTTCTCTTATAGATTAAGACCACGTTACGAGCAATTTGATGTTTTAAACTCGCAACAAGAACTTTCGGTTTATGCAGAATTAGTAGACAAAAACCTAATTGATCTTACTACAGCACAATTCGCTGAATCTTATGGAGTACTGGGAAGTTATTTCAATTTAAGAGGAACAAATGATGTCGCTATAGGAGCTAATGGACAGTTATCTGATGATTTTTTCAGAAGATATCAAACCGCAAATACGGACTGGTTTAAGGTACTGTTTACCGATGTAACCACTCTTCAAAATCATTCTCTAAGTTTATCAGGAGGATCTGATGATGCTTCATACCTATTTTCTTTAGGATATCTAAAAGATGAAGGTATAACAATCGGAGACAGAGCTGAAAGACTTACTTCCAGATTAAAAAACACTTTTAAGATTTCTGATAAATTCACTTTAGGCACGACCCTAGCCCTTAGTATTAGAGATCAAGTTGTACCTGGAACAAACAACAGAACATTTAACCCCATCACTGGTGAGTTTAATCGTGAATTCGACATAAACCCATATAGCTACTCACTTACTAATAGTCGTAGTGTAACTCCTTATGATGAAAATGGAAATCTTGAATTTTTCAGAAAAAACTATGCTCCCTTTAATATAATAAATGAATTAAACAATAATCAGATTAATATTGACGTGGCCGATATCTCTGCTCAACTTGATTTAGATTATAAATTAAAAGATAATTTAACATTTAATTCTATTATAAATTACAGACAAGCTATCACTAGACGGGAACACGTTATTGGTGATAATTCTAATCAGGCGGAAGCATTTAGAGCGGATGAAGGAGTATTGATTAATATCAACCCATTTTTATTTCAAGATCCAGATAATCCTACCCGACCAGCTTATTCTATTTTACCAGAAGGCGGTTTAAATATTTATAATGAAGATATCCTAAATTATTTTTACATCAGAAATTCTATTACCTGGAATCCAGAAATAAATTATGATAATCAATTTACTTTTTTGGTTGGACAGGAAATAAAATCTTCAACCAGAAATTCCAGAGAGTATACAGGTATTGGTATTTCTTACGAAAATGGATACATTGTAAATACAAATCCTGATGCAATTGATCAACTGGCTAGTCAAAATGATCAATATTTCGGAATAAGTAATCTAAAAGATAGATTTGTAGGATTTTTTGCAAATGGTGGGTATACGCTGAAAAACAAATATATTCTAAACGGTACAATTCGATATGATGGATCTAATTTACAGGGAACTAGTTCTAAATCACGATACCTTACCAGTTATAATGTAAGTGGTGCTTGGAACATCCACAAAGAAAATTTCATTACTTCCGATTGGATTAATCAATTAAGACTAAAAGCTACTTATGGACTTTCTGGAGGAAGAGGTCCATTAACAAGCGCTACATTGGATCTACGTAGTAGGGTTCCTCTACGACCAACGGATCAAGAAACTGTAATTGAAATTAATTCATTAGCTAATGATGATCTAACGTTTGAAAAACTTAAAGAGTTCAGTACTGGATTAGAATTCTCTCTTTTCGAAAATCGACTAAGTGGAGAAATAGGTTATTATAATCGAAACTCATTTGATTTGATCGGAATCGTAAAAACAAGTGGTGTAGGTGGACAAGCTTTCCAAAGTGGAAATTATGCAGATTTAAAGACAGAAGGTTACGAATTTGGAATTTCTACAGTAAACGTAAAAACATCTAACTTCCAATGGAATACAAACATTAATGTAGGTTATAACACAGAACAAATAACAGAATTGCTTTTTGACCCTACTTTAGTTCAATTAACACAACCAGCTGGAGCTCCATTTTCTGGAAGAGAGATATCTGCTTTATATTCAACTAGGTTTGCAGGATTAAATGAGTTTGGTATCCCTACTTTTTTCGATGAAAATAATAATATCGTAACGAATATCAATCTTCAAGAGAGAGAAAATCTGGAACAAATATTGAAGTATGAGGGACCAACACAACCAAGAGGTGCAGGTGGTTTTAATAACACATTTAAGTATAAAAATTTTACATTAAGTGCGAATGTTACGTTCAAATTTGATTACAAAATACGTCTGAACAGTAACTTTGGACCTACTTATACTGATTTCAACTCCTTACCTGGTGACTTAGTAAACAGATGGAGGCTTCCTGGAGACGAAAACATAACTAACATACCTGCTATCTTGAGCGATAGAACAATACAAAACCAATTAGGTGCCGATAATGCTTATGATCTATACAACATTAGTGACGCCAGAGTTGCTGATGGTACATACGCTAGAATGAGATCGATGTCTTTAGGTTTTGATGTTCCAAAAAACTATTTAGAAAATTTAGGAATTCAGTCAGCACAGTTCAGAGTACAAGGAGAAAATTTATTCCTTATTTATTCCGATAAAGCTCTTAATGGCCAAGATCCAGAATTTTTTAATTCAGGAGGAACAGCCTTACCGGTAGCTAGATCATTTACATTTTCACTTAACGTTGGTTTCTAA
- a CDS encoding RagB/SusD family nutrient uptake outer membrane protein: MNKYKLTPYKILVSFILLFTSCDDYLDELPDDRLELDSVEKAAKVVADSYSQGSYAFTDMYTDLAGPTGIENEGVVANAGGNFIDQNSLQLYTWENVDGITQDTPTYFWDRSYEAIAQTNEVLAVIDDLPGSTEYKNAIKGEALLSRAYSHFMLVNVFALHYDQNASTNLGVPYVLKPETRFLPDYERNTVEEVYDLVEKDLLEGLSLIDDQFFSGSKKYHFTKKAGLAFASRFYLWKKDYINCIKYSDLFFDGNPELYVKKYDELQGSTYNDIADKYNETTDDSNVLVIQKFSNHQRVGIGFRLNITDLGRLFDNALNTFDERISTGIWNVGTDARYTARLREYFFRENLSSNSGLPYHISIELKGEEVLLNRAEAQLFTGAQNEALSDINVLARLRYNNQEYSDINQLITYYNATDGIDAIEQLILDERKKEFWDHGLRWFDIKRFNLSISHTLPENLGGETFELTANDLRKAIQIPDSAIDFGITPNPR; the protein is encoded by the coding sequence ATGAATAAATATAAATTAACACCATATAAAATTCTGGTTTCTTTTATTTTGTTATTCACATCATGTGATGACTATTTAGACGAATTACCAGATGACAGATTAGAACTAGATTCTGTTGAAAAAGCCGCAAAAGTAGTTGCAGATTCTTACTCTCAAGGAAGTTATGCTTTTACAGATATGTATACCGATTTAGCGGGTCCTACTGGAATAGAAAATGAAGGCGTGGTAGCAAACGCAGGAGGTAACTTTATCGATCAAAATTCACTTCAATTATATACTTGGGAAAATGTAGACGGAATTACCCAGGATACACCCACTTATTTTTGGGACAGATCTTATGAAGCAATTGCTCAAACTAATGAAGTATTAGCTGTAATAGATGATTTACCTGGAAGTACTGAATATAAAAACGCCATTAAAGGAGAAGCTTTACTATCTAGAGCTTATAGCCATTTTATGTTAGTTAATGTCTTTGCTTTACACTATGATCAAAATGCGTCTACAAATTTAGGTGTACCATATGTACTCAAGCCAGAAACAAGATTTCTTCCAGATTATGAAAGAAATACAGTGGAAGAAGTTTATGATTTAGTAGAAAAAGATCTTCTAGAAGGATTATCTCTAATAGATGATCAGTTTTTCTCTGGATCAAAAAAATATCATTTCACGAAAAAAGCTGGACTAGCTTTTGCTTCACGTTTTTATCTTTGGAAGAAGGATTATATCAATTGTATAAAATACAGTGACCTTTTCTTTGATGGAAATCCAGAGCTGTATGTAAAAAAATACGATGAGCTACAAGGATCCACCTACAATGATATTGCCGATAAATACAATGAAACGACCGACGATAGTAATGTATTGGTTATACAAAAATTTAGTAATCACCAAAGAGTAGGAATAGGCTTTAGACTTAACATTACTGATTTAGGAAGATTGTTTGATAATGCATTAAATACTTTTGATGAAAGAATCTCTACAGGTATCTGGAATGTAGGGACAGATGCGAGATATACTGCTAGATTAAGAGAATATTTTTTCAGAGAAAATTTAAGTTCTAACTCTGGATTACCTTATCACATTTCTATAGAATTAAAAGGTGAAGAAGTTCTATTAAATCGCGCAGAAGCACAACTATTCACAGGAGCCCAGAACGAAGCTTTGTCAGACATCAATGTGCTAGCAAGACTGAGATATAACAATCAAGAATACAGCGACATTAATCAGTTAATTACTTATTATAATGCCACTGATGGAATTGATGCAATCGAACAACTAATTCTTGATGAAAGAAAAAAAGAATTTTGGGATCACGGTCTTCGTTGGTTTGATATAAAAAGATTTAATCTTTCTATTTCACACACATTACCTGAAAATCTTGGTGGAGAGACATTCGAACTCACTGCAAATGATTTAAGAAAAGCAATTCAAATTCCAGATAGTGCAATTGATTTTGGAATCACACCTAATCCTAGATAA
- a CDS encoding CBM9 family sugar-binding protein, translated as MKRIAIILVLALAVCCKSEENKNSEKAVVDTKEQLIGIKKEKKDHQIREIKKAEIAPNLDGDMNDPIWNQTQWHPMDQNWIGEFPDFKDFLGRYKMTWTPEALYILVEIKDDTLYDQHKDPLKLWWDDDCVEIFIDADNSGGEHQYNNNAFAYHIALDGNVVDLDSQKKPVLYNNHVITKRKTEGDVSVWEFELTVYDHTYQEGKTNDPVVLSKNQKLGFAIAYNDNDTSKERENFMGSVFVPGEDKNQGWINADIFGTIVLVE; from the coding sequence GTGAAAAGAATAGCCATAATACTAGTCTTAGCTTTAGCTGTATGTTGTAAAAGCGAAGAAAATAAGAATTCTGAAAAAGCAGTTGTTGATACAAAAGAACAACTAATAGGTATAAAAAAAGAAAAAAAAGATCATCAAATACGAGAAATAAAAAAAGCCGAAATAGCTCCAAACTTAGATGGAGATATGAACGACCCCATATGGAATCAAACACAGTGGCATCCAATGGATCAAAACTGGATTGGAGAATTTCCAGATTTTAAAGATTTTTTAGGTAGATACAAAATGACCTGGACTCCAGAAGCACTTTATATCCTAGTAGAAATAAAAGATGATACTTTATACGATCAACATAAGGATCCTTTAAAATTATGGTGGGACGATGATTGTGTAGAAATTTTTATAGATGCAGACAACTCTGGTGGCGAACATCAATATAATAATAATGCGTTTGCATATCACATAGCGTTAGATGGCAATGTTGTGGATCTTGACTCTCAAAAAAAACCAGTGCTTTATAATAATCACGTGATAACCAAACGCAAGACCGAAGGTGATGTTTCTGTTTGGGAGTTCGAGCTTACTGTATATGACCATACATATCAAGAAGGTAAAACAAATGATCCTGTTGTATTATCCAAAAATCAAAAACTAGGTTTTGCAATTGCTTATAATGATAATGATACTAGTAAAGAAAGAGAGAATTTTATGGGTTCTGTCTTTGTCCCCGGAGAAGACAAAAACCAAGGATGGATCAATGCAGATATTTTTGGAACAATTGTACTCGTTGAATAA